Below is a window of Halogeometricum rufum DNA.
AGTCGCTACTACGCACAAGAACAGTGGGACGAAACGGGCGAGATTCCCGATGACGGGAAACTCAAAGCCGAACTCAAAAGCCACGAACGCTATACGGACTTACATTCTCAGTCCAGTCAGCGCGTTCTCGAAGAACTCGCTGAAGCGTTCAACGGTTGGTACGGCAAGCGTCGGAACGGCGACGACCGTGCCCGACCGCCCGGCTACCGCAAAAACGGAGACTCCCACCCGCGTTCAACTGTGTCGTTCAAAGCGGCTGGCTTCAAGCACGATGCACAGTTCACCCGTGTTCGTCTCTCAAAAGGTCGCAACCTCAAAGAACACCGTTCGGACTTCATTCTGTGCGAGTACCAGACTCGCCCGGATGTTGACCTGACCGAGTGGGATATTCAACAGGTTCGTGCCGTCTACAAACGAGACGAGTGGCGACTCCAGTTCGTCTGTCGCACCACCATCGACCCGGAACCGCCGGGCAATGGGGTCGCTGGTGTTGACCTCGGGATTTGCAACTTCGCCGCCGTCTCGTTCGGTGGCGAATCGGTATTGTATCCCGGCGGCGCACTCAAAGAGGACGAATACTACTTCACGAAGAAGAAGGCTAAGTGCGATGATTCTTCGTCCCGAGAGGCGATTCGGCTTGACCGGAAGCGGACGGGTCGCCGGACGCACTTCTTGCACGCACTCTCGAAAGCAATCGTAGAGGAGTGCGTCGAACGAGGTGTCGGGACGCTTGTCGTTGGCGACCTCGGCGGCATCCGAGATGATGACGAGAACGGCGAAGCTCGGAATTGGGGCGACCACGGCAATCTCGACTTGCATGGGTGGGCGTTCGACCGATTCACGACGCTACTCGACTACAAGGCTGAATCGGAAGGCATCGACGTGGAATCGGTTTCGGAACGCAACACGTCGAAGTCGTGTTCGTCGTGTGGTCGCACCGACGACAATCAGCGAGTTGAACGCGGGTTGTACGTGTGTGAGAAGTGCGACACGGTTGCGAACGCGGACGTGAACGGCGCGGAGAACATTCGACAAAAGGTACTCCCGAGTCTCGCCACGGATGGCGGCGATAGGGATAACGGCTGGTTGGCACAGCCAGCGGTTCACCTGTTCGACCGTAGTGAGGGTCGTTTCGCTCCACGAGAACAGGTCGTGAACCGCGAACCGTAATATCCCAACGCGGTCGGGAATCCTCGCCCTTTAGCGCGGGGAGGATGTCAAACGGCCTCACGAGACGCTGCGAGGGGTCGAGACGCGTCACCGAGAGTCGTGGACCGTGAGACGCTTTTGTCGCTGGAACCCCTACCGACGCGTATGACAGACTCGCAGACCGACGCGGCGGCGGCAGCGAGCGACGAACTGGCCCGGCGCGTCGTCGTCTCCCACCCCGACGAACTCAGCGCGTGGGCGCGCGACCAACTGGAGACGGAGCGGTTCCGCATCTACCTCCGACGGGTGCTGGACGACCTGACGCCCGGCCACACGTGGGAGGAGTTCGTGGACGTGGGTTGTTGCGGACGCTCGCTGGACGTCCCCCTCCGCATCGAGTCCGTCGACGGCCCCGAGCGCATGGGCCCGGACACCGAAATCGAGTACGCGTCCCGGGAGACGGAGGACGGCGAGATGGCCGGCGGGTGGCAGGTACAGAGCGAGGCGGGGCCGAACGCGACCACCGGAAAGGCGCGGGACGAGTAGCGAGAACGGGAGCGACGAGACGATAGCAGCGGGAGGGTCCGACGAGACGAGGACGACGAGGCAGACGGAGCGGTGACCACGGACGGCAGCGGGGTCGTTAACGAGTCGATTCGTTTACAGTATCGGCCAGAGACCGTCCGCGTATGAGTCGCCCTCCGCCGACGAGCGTCCTCCTCCCCACGGTTCGGTGGACGGACGCCTGCGACGACGTGGCGGCGCAACTCCGCCCCGAGGACGAACTGCTCGTGGTCTGCGACGGCGACGACGACCCGGTGGCCGCCCGCGCGGACGAACTCCCGGACGGCGTCAGACTGGTCCGCGCGGGCGACCCCGAGCGCTGTTCGGGCAAGGCCAACGCCGTCGCGGCCGGGATGGACGCCGCATCCAACGACCGAATCGTCTGGACCGACGACGACTTCCACCACCCGCCGGACTGGCTGTCGACCCTCCACGCCGACTACGAACGCCACGGCCCGGTGAGCGAGGTGCCGTTCTTCGTCGGCCGCGACCCGCTCTCGGTGCTGGTGGAACCGCTGTACGCCCTCGGCGGGACGCTCGGCACCCACGCGGGCGACAAGGCGTGGGCCGGCGCGGCGCTGTTCGAGCGCGACGATTTGGACGCGGACGCCTTCCTGTCGGAACTCCGCCTGACGGTGAGCGACGACGGCCTGCTCTCCGAACACCTCGACGCCACGTCGCTCCGGCGGACGCGGCGCGTCCCGGTGGGCGGGAGCGTCCGGGAGTCGCTGGAGCGGCACGTCCGCTTCTCGAAGATAGTGTACCGGCACGAACCGCGCGACATGGCGGTCCTGCTCGCCGTCGGCGCGGCGCTGACGCTCGCCGGCGCGCTTTTTCCGGGACCGGTGGCCGTCCTCGCGACGCTGCTGACGGCGTTCGTCTACGCGTACTTCGGCGTGGGCCGGTGGACCGTCCTCCTGGCGTACCCCGCGATGATGCTGCAGGTAC
It encodes the following:
- a CDS encoding RNA-guided endonuclease InsQ/TnpB family protein, yielding MSRTIRTFEATITNQRQVRDDLDQLGWAASKLWNVSRYYAQEQWDETGEIPDDGKLKAELKSHERYTDLHSQSSQRVLEELAEAFNGWYGKRRNGDDRARPPGYRKNGDSHPRSTVSFKAAGFKHDAQFTRVRLSKGRNLKEHRSDFILCEYQTRPDVDLTEWDIQQVRAVYKRDEWRLQFVCRTTIDPEPPGNGVAGVDLGICNFAAVSFGGESVLYPGGALKEDEYYFTKKKAKCDDSSSREAIRLDRKRTGRRTHFLHALSKAIVEECVERGVGTLVVGDLGGIRDDDENGEARNWGDHGNLDLHGWAFDRFTTLLDYKAESEGIDVESVSERNTSKSCSSCGRTDDNQRVERGLYVCEKCDTVANADVNGAENIRQKVLPSLATDGGDRDNGWLAQPAVHLFDRSEGRFAPREQVVNREP
- a CDS encoding glycosyltransferase: MSRPPPTSVLLPTVRWTDACDDVAAQLRPEDELLVVCDGDDDPVAARADELPDGVRLVRAGDPERCSGKANAVAAGMDAASNDRIVWTDDDFHHPPDWLSTLHADYERHGPVSEVPFFVGRDPLSVLVEPLYALGGTLGTHAGDKAWAGAALFERDDLDADAFLSELRLTVSDDGLLSEHLDATSLRRTRRVPVGGSVRESLERHVRFSKIVYRHEPRDMAVLLAVGAALTLAGALFPGPVAVLATLLTAFVYAYFGVGRWTVLLAYPAMMLQVPLFAYGLARRTFVWGGRRYRWPSKFDVRVVE